A stretch of the Gossypium hirsutum isolate 1008001.06 chromosome D07, Gossypium_hirsutum_v2.1, whole genome shotgun sequence genome encodes the following:
- the LOC107953843 gene encoding 5'-methylthioadenosine/S-adenosylhomocysteine nucleosidase isoform X2, which produces MAAAMKVVCMMFLVAIFHKHHAHGAISADTQKLIDEANMNGPYLGLLIPNLFEMNPLLQHPNYTSTNFTIDIAGRRFRFGKIVEKNVILVMTGLSMRYGYGPSDELPLEPNGDYTRNIGYIKFADYAENVTACNLHDNLLNNVWFQPEEVFPVDGTPEQRQHAFWIPVDPLYFNISKSLEDMELENCVNATTCLDETPRVVQVHRGTSAGIYVDNAAYRSFIYKKFNVSPVDMESAAVALICMQQRVPFIIIRALSDLAGGGSAESNEIDTFISLASNNSVNVVVEFIKRLVSDH; this is translated from the exons ATGGCAGCCGCCATGAAAGTTGTATGCATGATGTTTCTTGTTGCCATATTTCATAAACACCATGCCCATGGCGCAATATCAGCAGATACACAAAAACTTATCGATGAAGCCAACATGAATGGACCTTACTTAGGCTTGCTCATTCCAAACCTTTTCGAAATGAACCCTCTTCTTCAACATCCAAACTATACTTCCACCAACTTCACCATTGATATTgctg GAAGGAGATTTCGGTTCGGGAAAATTGTTGAGAAAAATGTTATATTAGTCATGACGGGACTGAGCATG AGATATGGATATGGACCCTCTGACGAGCTCCCCCTTGAACCAAATGGAGACTATACAAGAAACATCGGCTACATAAAATTTGCAGATTATGCCGAAAACGTGACTGCCTGTAACTTACACGACAACCTATTGAACAATGTTTGGTTCCAACCAGAGGAAGTCTTCCCCGTTGACGGTACTCCCGAGCAACGACAACACGCCTTTTGGATCCCTGTCGATCCTCTTTATTTCAATATTTCTAAATCTCTTGAG GACATGGAACTAGAGAACTGCGTAAACGCAACGACATGTTTGGACGAGACACCGAGAGTAGTCCAAGTCCACCGAGGAACAAGCGCAGGCATTTACGTAGACAACGCTGCTTATCGAAGCTTCATTTACAAAAAGTTCAACGTAAGCCCGGTCGACATGGAGAGTGCAGCAGTGGCACTGATATGTATGCAACAAAGGGTTCCTTTTATCATCATTAGGGCTCTCTCCGACTTGGCCGGTGGTGGCTCGGCTGAATCGAATGAGATCGATACTTTCATTTCCCTTGCTTCAAACAATTCAGTTAATGTTGTTGTGGAGTTTATCAAGCGCCTTGTCAGTGACCATTAA
- the LOC107953843 gene encoding bark storage protein A isoform X1, which translates to MAAAMKVVCMMFLVAIFHKHHAHGAISADTQKLIDEANMNGPYLGLLIPNLFEMNPLLQHPNYTSTNFTIDIAGRRFRFGKIVEKNVILVMTGLSMINAGITSQLLLTLFKIEGVVHYGIAGNANPSLHIGFVTIPQYWSHSALWSWQRYGYGPSDELPLEPNGDYTRNIGYIKFADYAENVTACNLHDNLLNNVWFQPEEVFPVDGTPEQRQHAFWIPVDPLYFNISKSLEDMELENCVNATTCLDETPRVVQVHRGTSAGIYVDNAAYRSFIYKKFNVSPVDMESAAVALICMQQRVPFIIIRALSDLAGGGSAESNEIDTFISLASNNSVNVVVEFIKRLVSDH; encoded by the exons ATGGCAGCCGCCATGAAAGTTGTATGCATGATGTTTCTTGTTGCCATATTTCATAAACACCATGCCCATGGCGCAATATCAGCAGATACACAAAAACTTATCGATGAAGCCAACATGAATGGACCTTACTTAGGCTTGCTCATTCCAAACCTTTTCGAAATGAACCCTCTTCTTCAACATCCAAACTATACTTCCACCAACTTCACCATTGATATTgctg GAAGGAGATTTCGGTTCGGGAAAATTGTTGAGAAAAATGTTATATTAGTCATGACGGGACTGAGCATG ATAAATGCAGGAATAACGAGTCAGCTATTGTTAACTCTATTCAAAATCGAAGGAGTTGTCCATTATGGAATAGCTGGAAATGCCAACCCCTCCTTACACATTGGCTTTGTCACTATTCCTCAATATTGGTCACACTCTGCCCTTTGGAGTTGGCAG AGATATGGATATGGACCCTCTGACGAGCTCCCCCTTGAACCAAATGGAGACTATACAAGAAACATCGGCTACATAAAATTTGCAGATTATGCCGAAAACGTGACTGCCTGTAACTTACACGACAACCTATTGAACAATGTTTGGTTCCAACCAGAGGAAGTCTTCCCCGTTGACGGTACTCCCGAGCAACGACAACACGCCTTTTGGATCCCTGTCGATCCTCTTTATTTCAATATTTCTAAATCTCTTGAG GACATGGAACTAGAGAACTGCGTAAACGCAACGACATGTTTGGACGAGACACCGAGAGTAGTCCAAGTCCACCGAGGAACAAGCGCAGGCATTTACGTAGACAACGCTGCTTATCGAAGCTTCATTTACAAAAAGTTCAACGTAAGCCCGGTCGACATGGAGAGTGCAGCAGTGGCACTGATATGTATGCAACAAAGGGTTCCTTTTATCATCATTAGGGCTCTCTCCGACTTGGCCGGTGGTGGCTCGGCTGAATCGAATGAGATCGATACTTTCATTTCCCTTGCTTCAAACAATTCAGTTAATGTTGTTGTGGAGTTTATCAAGCGCCTTGTCAGTGACCATTAA